Proteins encoded by one window of Clostridium cagae:
- a CDS encoding EutN/CcmL family microcompartment protein, giving the protein MIIAKLIDNVWATRKTELLNGFKFMLAEEIGGSRQGRRLVVVDIISAGIGDRVIICTGASARRMLGSDEVPVDAVVVGIIDEDCNFV; this is encoded by the coding sequence ATGATAATAGCAAAATTAATTGATAATGTATGGGCAACAAGAAAGACAGAATTACTTAATGGTTTTAAGTTTATGTTAGCTGAAGAAATTGGCGGAAGCAGACAAGGTAGAAGGCTAGTAGTAGTAGATATTATTAGTGCAGGAATAGGTGATAGAGTCATTATTTGTACAGGAGCTTCAGCACGAAGAATGTTAGGAAGCGATGAAGTTCCAGTAGATGCGGTTGTTGTTGGAATAATTGATGAAGATTGCAATTTTGTATAG
- the eutJ gene encoding ethanolamine utilization protein EutJ produces the protein MSEKSINFEYCDNLVHDFEEVINKTIISETSTYYTGVDLGTACIVLAVLDENYKPVAGVYRYADVVRDGMIVDYIGAVRIVRELKQELEEKLNAELLYAAAAIPPGTDALDSGAIKNVVQAAGFELTSLLDEPTAANAVLKIENGAVVDIGGGTTGISILKNGKVVYVADEPTGGTHFSLVISGAYGMSFGDADKYKRDSEKHKELLPILKPVVEKVAAIINKHIDGHDVKEISLVGGTCCLEGIEKIIEKQTGIYTHKPHNPMFVTPLGIALSCTKEIIE, from the coding sequence ATGTCAGAGAAAAGCATAAATTTTGAATACTGTGATAATCTTGTTCATGATTTTGAAGAAGTTATAAACAAAACCATTATAAGTGAAACATCTACATATTACACAGGCGTTGATCTTGGAACTGCCTGCATAGTATTAGCAGTTTTAGATGAAAATTATAAACCAGTTGCAGGTGTATACAGATATGCCGATGTAGTCCGTGACGGTATGATTGTTGATTATATTGGAGCAGTAAGAATTGTTAGAGAACTGAAACAGGAACTTGAAGAAAAATTAAATGCAGAGTTACTTTATGCAGCAGCAGCAATTCCACCAGGAACAGATGCTTTGGATTCAGGGGCAATTAAGAATGTAGTACAAGCTGCTGGATTTGAATTAACAAGTCTATTAGATGAACCTACAGCTGCAAATGCAGTACTTAAAATAGAAAATGGTGCAGTTGTAGATATTGGTGGTGGAACAACAGGTATTTCTATTTTGAAAAATGGAAAAGTTGTATATGTTGCTGATGAACCTACAGGTGGAACTCATTTTTCATTGGTTATTTCAGGAGCATATGGTATGTCTTTTGGAGACGCTGATAAATACAAAAGAGACAGTGAAAAGCATAAAGAATTATTGCCTATATTAAAGCCTGTAGTTGAAAAAGTTGCTGCAATTATAAATAAGCATATAGATGGTCATGATGTTAAGGAAATATCTTTAGTAGGTGGTACATGTTGCTTAGAAGGTATAGAAAAAATTATAGAAAAACAAACAGGAATATATACTCATAAACCACATAATCCTATGTTCGTTACTCCATTAGGGATCGCTCTTAGCTGTACAAAAGAAATTATTGAATAA
- a CDS encoding BMC domain-containing protein, which produces MDFRIIKSPSESTIDILRRRMGANCKTDLNNIDSVGLVQGRMIDMIFAADIAEKAVGVTVEDIRGNCPQHMILIGIFGDTASVESAVKEIKLKMEEGKSL; this is translated from the coding sequence GTGGATTTTAGAATTATAAAATCACCTTCTGAGAGTACAATAGATATTCTTAGACGGCGTATGGGGGCGAATTGCAAAACAGATTTAAATAATATTGATTCAGTAGGTCTTGTACAAGGTAGAATGATTGATATGATTTTTGCAGCTGATATTGCAGAAAAAGCTGTTGGAGTTACAGTTGAAGATATTAGAGGAAATTGTCCTCAACACATGATATTAATTGGAATTTTTGGAGATACAGCATCAGTTGAATCTGCAGTTAAAGAAATTAAACTTAAGATGGAAGAAGGCAAGAGTTTATGA
- a CDS encoding ATP--cob(I)alamin adenosyltransferase: MMKFITEEYLRALYKKEPFSVYELNQEERLTPGARQYLSDKGIKMWDDASCKNNKIPIVKQSEALPKENKNFNKKICFKLKSIEALFLVTSSEIIKEDIILAQSIINLEKRISNIRNFIEGKSTIEQPCHKECTGINSENFCDDIDDCCEITEFHMQLEKSNEILKLNALRCAIREIEPIVFEIYGDNDNVGNQIIKNINSIINSLSQMICLTIGGGKCQRKA; encoded by the coding sequence ATGATGAAATTTATTACTGAAGAGTATTTGCGAGCCTTATATAAGAAAGAACCTTTTAGTGTTTACGAATTAAATCAAGAAGAGCGTCTTACGCCTGGAGCAAGACAATATCTGTCAGATAAAGGTATAAAGATGTGGGATGATGCTTCTTGCAAAAATAATAAAATTCCTATAGTAAAGCAATCAGAAGCATTGCCAAAGGAAAATAAAAATTTTAATAAGAAGATTTGCTTTAAACTAAAATCTATAGAGGCATTATTCCTTGTTACTAGTAGTGAAATTATAAAGGAAGATATTATTTTAGCACAAAGTATTATTAATTTAGAAAAAAGAATTTCAAACATTAGAAATTTTATAGAAGGAAAAAGTACAATTGAACAACCTTGCCATAAAGAATGTACTGGAATAAATTCAGAGAATTTTTGTGATGATATTGATGATTGTTGTGAAATAACAGAATTTCATATGCAACTTGAAAAAAGCAACGAAATTTTAAAGTTAAATGCACTACGTTGTGCTATTCGTGAAATAGAACCAATTGTGTTTGAAATATATGGAGACAATGATAACGTAGGAAATCAAATTATAAAAAATATTAACTCAATTATTAATTCATTATCTCAAATGATTTGTCTAACTATTGGAGGCGGAAAATGTCAGAGAAAAGCATAA